From the genome of Erinaceus europaeus chromosome 1, mEriEur2.1, whole genome shotgun sequence:
agcaataatgactacaacaataaagcaacaagagcaacaaaagggaataaatattttaaaaattcatgaatGCTATAAATTGTGTGGTCTCTTTAAAGAGCAGTATTTTAAATAGTATAATCATTCAATAAAGAGCTTCCATATAAAAAATgcagaaatagggagtcgggtggtagcgcagcgggttaagcacacgtggcgcaaagcaaaaggaccggcgtaagaattccggttccatcctggcttcccacctgcagaggagtcgcttcacaggcggtaaagcaggtctgcaggtgtctatctttctttccccctctctgtcttcccctcctctctccatttctctctgtcctatccaacaacaacatcaatattaactacaataaaacaacaaggacaacaaaagggaataaatatttttttaaaaagcaaaaataaataaaagcacttcAAACCTCTCATTGGAGTAAGAACAACTGCATGTTTTTATATGAAAAAACAAAAGTTCTTGTGATCATCAAGGAGGGTCCCAAAACCACACATATAATGAATCAATTCTTAGCATAGtgaatgatggagtggtgctctggcctctctctctcctcctctcattagaaaattaataatagggagttgggcggtagcgcagagggttaagtgcacgtggcacagagtgcaaggaccagcataaggatccgggttcgagtttctgtctccccacctgcatggggagttgcttcacagccggtgaagcaggtctgcaggtgtctgtctttctctccccctctctgccttcccctcctctctccatttctctctgtcctgtccaacaacaacgacatcaataataacaatgataactacaacaacaataaatgaacaagggcaataaaagggaaaataaattttaaaaagaaaaataataataagctgggaatatggattaaccTGGCAGTGCCCAtacctagcagagaagcaattacagaagccagacctcccaccttctttctgcaccccacagagatctttcatccatactcccagagggatagattagggaagcttccagggtcagcagcagtgcagctggttaagcgcacatggcatgaagtgcaaggaccaatgcaaggatcctggttccagcccccaactccccaccctgGGGGGGGtttgtcatttcacaagtggtgaagcaggtctacagatgcttatctttctctctccctctctgtcttcccctctccttttgatttctctctgtcctatccaacaacaacagcaatggcaacaataacaatgacaacaacaaggggaaaaaaatggcctccaggagcagtggattcatagtgcaagcacagagccccaataataaccctggaggcaaaataaacaaataaaataaggaagtttccaatggtggggaagggatacagaactctggtggtggaaattgtacccttcttctcccacaatcttgtcaaatcattattaaatcactaataaaagaaaaagaatttaaaaacatgtttcttttcttttttaaaataaaatatatttatttttaatattcacttaccattttttaattcaatgggacagaaagaaattgaaagggagaaagataagagacacctgctgtcctgcttcatcacttgtgaagcttggcccctgcaggtggggaccaggagcttatacatgtatgcttaactgggtgtgccaccaattGGCCCAATAACCTATCTCTTAATAGCCTTCTCAATTTAATGAATCCATTAACCTACCATAGGCTGTGTAGGTAGAGTGTTGTGAAGTTAGATTTGCGTTCAAATACTAGTTCTACCCCCTCACATGCTGTGTACACTTGGACCAATTGTTAATTTACCTAAACCATAagctcctcatctgtaaaattacCTATCACAGGGGTTACTATTACTATGGAAACAAGGTTGTATGAATGCATGGGGATACTTGTATTAATGCTGTAAAAAGACTAAAAACCTAATAATGGGATTATTGATACTATCCTTATGTCTTGTATTGCAAACTGTCACACTGAATAAAATAGTCACCAAAGAGTGGTGAAAAACTCACCCCCTAAATAGAAGGCCTTAACTCTGAGGCATTCCTTAATTTTTTCCCAACAGGTATTTACTCCacattattcttttatttgtttatttgcctccagggttactgctggggcttggtgcctgcactacgaatccgctgctcctcaaggccattttttccccattttttgttgcccttgttgttttatcattgttgttatccttgttattgctgtcactgttgttggataggacagagagaaattgagaggggatgggaagacagagagggggagagaaatacacctgcaaacctgtttcaccgcttgtgaactacccccctgcaggtggggaaccgggggcttgaacctcgatccgtatgcaggtccttgtgcttggtatcatgtgtgcttaacccacggagCTACCGCTGGGCCCTTACTCCCCATTATTCTATGGATTTTTCcattctcctcttcttcccctcctcctcttcctctgatgTTAGGGCCTGATGTTAAAGTTATGTTAGTGGTAAAGGGAAACTTTGATTTATTAAATGTTTGAGTATATTTTATGGCAAATTTGGTACTGGACTTGCCTGACCAATGTGGAACTTTTTGAGaaaccttatttttattattttttttttttagcttggcTCTTTAAAACAGTGCTGTTCAGGGAAAGGGTGTCCTCTAGTGGTCATCTGTGCACTACAACTGCTTTTCCTTCAGAAAAACAAGTTCTTCAGACTAACgagattttaaacttttttaaataactttttatttattttaatttttattagttatttaatgattaacaagattttaagataacagaggtacaattccatacagttcccaccaccagagttccgtatcctgtcccctcccctccactggagggTTCCatattatggaccaaaattctttatggggggtctgggaggtggcacagtggataaagcatcagactctcaagcatgaggtcctgagttcaatcccctgctgcatatgtaccagagtgatgtctggttctttctctcctcctatctttctcattaataagtaaaataattaataattaataagtaaaatatttaataaattaaattaaaaattaagtaaaataattaataagtaaaatatttttaaaaattatttatggggtgtggaaggtatattttaaactttttatttggttgggttttttgtttgtttgttttaaagacacCAGGATCTTGCATCTGTGTGATTTCGCTGCTCtccatggacttttttttttttcaccttttgtatTTTCAGATAGATGGGAGACagatgaaaagagagacagagaaaggaaagaacccaCAGCACCTTAGAGCCATGCacggtgtttccatgtggtgactgggactcgaacccgggctcTTGTCAATgagtggtaaagtgtgtgctttaccaagtaaactatctccttttttttttttttttaaagtagctaTCTATCCAATGATCTCTTCCTTTCTGATCTATGCTCACTTGACAGTTCTGTTGGGGGTAGACAGGAGGGCTAGGTGTGAGGAGTCATTTGCTCCCTCTGTTTCCCTATCAGAAATTTGTCAAGCATGACTATTCAGGGGAGAGAAATGAAAATCCAGAACAAgagaaggatgggggggggggagagacagtagtgcactaggttaaatgtacaaagtgcaaggactggtgccaggatcccggtttgagggtGGTCACTTTGcaactagtgaagcaggtctgcaggtgtctttctctccccttctctattttcccctcccttcccaatttctctgtcctatccaacaacaacaaaaatggcaaagatggccaccaggagcaacggatttgtgatgcgggcaccaagccccagaaataaccctggagacaaaagaggaagaagaaggaggaggagacggaggaaggggaggaaaaggaagaggaggagctgtATGTGGTAGTCTAGTTGAGTTCTTTGCGGCCACTGAAGCAGTCTTACTTTCCAAAGGTATTACCCAGTCATTGCATGCAGCGGCTCCTCCCCAGAGGTATGAGTTGTTTGAACCAAGATGATCATTTCTAAACCCATGAATCTTGGAccgggaagataacataatggttctgcaaatagactttcatgccaaggttccaggttcaatccccagcaccaccataaacccaaaCTGAGCAGTCAGTTAAAATACAtactacatacatacacatatgtgtACGTacgtacacacatacatacacatatgtgtACGTacgtacacacatacatatgtatgcaCCCCTGTCAAATGCCAGACACTGTCTTTGTGTGCCCAGTGCTAAACCCCTGCCAAATGCCTGGCTGTGTGCCTAGTGCCTGCACATGGTGGGTGCCCAGTGGGCACCCTCATCTGTCCTTTGCAGCAGCAGTTGGCAGCTGACAGCCCTCTTCTTAAAATACGTTCACTTGACTGCTAAGACTCCTCACCTGGCTCAGCTCCTGCCTCACCAACTGCTCCTGCTGGCTTTGATTAGCTCCTCTTCATCCCCCAGAACTTGGGGGTCACCCCAGAGTTTAGGCTTCTGACAGATTCTTTCTGCCACATAGATGATCTGTctggagacagatacctgctttcACTGACATAAACTCCTGTCTCGGAGCTTTCAATAGCCCCTAGATACTGATGCTCAAGCTTTATCTCCAACCTGCGCCTCTCCcagttgggaaattgtgcagatgtggttgagtttggcagggctcacaaaaaGCACACTACATTCCCAGCTACTATGGCCCGtcctcttattatctacatatgcgtcttctgctttgtcttacagatgactaaaggtctccttcctaattccccccccagggtatttttattaatcctaccagttaaaaccctcgcaacagttgctaaggaagttcctacctttccagcctcttccatttttctccacccctctcctaaccacgtatggtattgtcaagctgcTTCCGTTGCTGTtttgtctcttccatgtcccgacctggaggagggcgggCATGCAGACCAAGAGGCTGACGGTGGCCACTGTGgttggcaccacgtggcttaaccagacgtgctaccgcccgactctgggAAGCTCAGATGAATAACGATGTGAATTGTCCTGCCGCCACAAActtagtccctgggtcatctcacGCGTGCGACGCTAGCCCGACATCTCCCCTGATTTCCAGTCATCTCACTAGTTACCAAGTCAACGTCTCCACATGACATCTAGTCACCGTGGGTTTGACTTCAACCAACCCACAATTTCCCTTCTAGGTCTGCCCCTTCAGCCAACTCCCAATTGGACTGAAGTCTTCTCTAATTCTAGTCTTACACACACATCCTGTGTGCAGCACATTAACAAATTCCCTTGATTTAATGTTCAAAATAATTCTAGAACAAGTCTTCTCTCCTGTACTTTGTCTACACCACCCATTTACTGATTGACTACAATCATCTGGCCTTTCTTGCTTTCTGTCTCCTACACTTGGAAGGCAGTACTttccattattatttattattattattattattttgcctccagggttatcgctggggcttgatgctggcactatatacctcaaagtaaaagtgcggaatagtttgcaatgagtagacttagactcagtaagtgcaacaagcaagtagaaagacaataaagacaccataaagtacctaatcaagtatttactacttaggcctagacaccctcctgtCCTACCCCCTTTACTTCCCTCTATTACTCTAAGTCTAACttcatcagataaagtaaggactacaactGTTGGATAACATTTGTAAGAGACTGGCAcgctttaatgatggccttttgggccactaccaggccaccccatcatccggggccctagtcagggaacccttggATCTCCAGATACAATGGGAATAATAGATCTAATAGAgcactctctccaccatcactggtcacttccatcaggaacatcttcctaagccctcttgtgggcctctacaggaccttgctctcaatgtagaatACTAGTGGTAGGGACTGACCCATTCTCTAAAGTGAGGCTGAATCAActttctctgccactcaaggaagactggtcctgaaatgagtgcatcctagaatgttcccagctgtgatcatggagtgtgagctcagaatgacagggaTACAAAGTTTATTTagtacaggctcctgtactaaatatggatATGGGCCCTATGTCATATTGATGTGGctaacagttaatggtacttatatactttcctcatatttgggagctactctttgccctaatccacctttttagttctattctcaagtctgccaccattttcccagacaacacctttagtccacctgcatgttacctatcaggctcaggcaaaaattacttaagtcatgggccctttggaacataccttaaacagacttcctagctttttcccacatgaagacccctaatttcatctgctctattcctacctttgggttcctgtctaCTAAACtacttgtcctgctttatatcttactgcctttcagtcactaaGCTGtttgacttccatgggcagacaacctcaccaatgtgtctcaaagtctaacctctccagagccctaccccaacagggaaagatagaaacaggctgggcatctggattgacctgccaaagaaacaattacagaagccagacctcccaccatctgcacccccgtaaagatctttggtccatactcccagaggataaagaacagggaagcttccaatgtaggggatgggatatagaactctggtggtagaaactgtatggaattgtacccattatctcacaatcttattaatcattattaaatcactaacaaaaaattttACAAAAGGAAATGCAATGTCATAAGAGGTTGAATGCAAAAGCATATGACCGATCATCTAGTTATCTATTAAGccaaatattatatattttgcaaaaatgaaaaataaaaccagtCTTCTCACCAGTTTTATCAAAATCCTTTTCAATTAAAATGCTCTatgataggggccaggcggtgatatACTTGTTACCAAGCACATGTTATCAACGGGGTGatgtacacgttaccatgcacaaggacccaggttcaagcccctagtccccacccaagcttcatgagtagtgaagcagtgctgcagatgagatgcgactctttctttcttcctatctcccttccccctcagttcctctctgtcccatcaaatatgtgaaagaaaaaaaaaaggaccatatGGGAGATGCTATGGCAATGGAGGATACTCCAGTGCTATGGACTTCCTACTCCTTCagcactaaaaagaaagaaaaaagtggcccagagtagtgaaaccaCACATATGTGAATCCTAGTTTACAAAACCCTATAgctaatagaatttttttaatagagtGGAAATTCACTTTGTAATCTAAACTATAGAaagggcagtggtgcagccagcatacatgttaccatgcactaggacccaggtttaagcccctgcgcCCCACctacatgagcagtgaggcagtgctgccaagtgtctctcctctctccctgcctctcaacttctccatctaataaaaaaataaagaaaaaaaaagggggggaggacggttgctgagagtggtggatttgtacaaaccccagcaataaatagccctggtggcaataaaaataagtaaatctacaATTTATGTGGTTTATGCAAAGCTTAATTTGGAGAAATCTTGGAAAAAACAGGGATTCAGCCAAACTGCAggcaaaaatgaggagaggatttttgttttttaacttctcagGAAACTGGAATTAGCAATCAGAAACCCAGCATCCAGTACGAGTAAAAAAACTTTGAATGTGCTAATTAGGAAGGCAGCTCAAAAGAGGTAAATTACACATAAAACATTTGAAACTAAGGTCTACAACTGCCTGAAATATGCCATGTATATCAAAAGGCCAGACACTGGAGAAGATGCACATTAGTTCCAAACAGTACACCCACTCTTCCCAACCGAAGCAAGCAGCCCACCAGCAAGCTGTTTCTAGCAAGAGAAACTTCATATAGCATACCTCAAGGTAAATAGCACCAGCAGGGGTTTATTTAGTGATGGTTAATGATTCTCTCAAACAATACAGAGCAGGCCAGCTAGTTTATTCATGTTAAATCTAAACCTTAGATCTCTGGCTTAACAATAATATATGAAACCTTTGAAGACACAATAAATCTTGTGTTAAATCAGAGATGGTTTAAATCAGCCATGTAACTTCTAATATTTTGGGCTGGCAACTACAGTTTGATAAATGTTCAGTCCTTTACAAAACCCCATTTCATTTTCCTCAATCACCAAATCTTAAAAGACAGATCTGAAAAATGCAaaggttttggtttttgtttttgccaagtACCCACTGCTGTCAGTCAAGTAACTGTGGTTTCTTCATCCCCCTGTAACATTTCTAAGTGAGAGGTTTTTCTTTGAATTGCTTGCCTTGGTGGGTACAGAACTCAGAGTTGAGTTTAAAGAATGAAGATTAACTGAGATGCCAAGAAAAGTTTTTATTGCAAGCACAGTGAGCAGCAGGAGATGTCTTCTCGCATCAAGTGGCCGCAAGGTCTGCCATTAACTAAATCTGACAACCCTTCATTGGTTTAAAGCATGTTAATTAGCTTCTTGCTATCAGGTGTACATCATTTCTGCCATGTGGGACATTTTCTTGGGAATATACAAGTAATATTCCATGTAGCCTGACAGGTCCTCAATGGTCACATCATCCACATAGACTCGAGCTTGCTCAGAACAGGAGCGAGGGGAGCCAGACAGAGTTCTGGTATGGAGCGACTGAGAGTAATCCTCAAGCGTGGCTCTTCGTTCTGGGGCCAAGGGAGGAACATTCTGCAGGCCCGAAAAGGAATACACTTCCATATCGTGCCATCTCTTGCACTGGCACTCCTTGCCTATGCATGCACATGGTTTGCTCTGGTTTAGTTTGGAAACGGATTCAAAGTCAGAGAGATCATTGGCCTTGAGGCTTTCTTGGGTAGCATCAGGGGAGTCTTTTTTCTTACTCTCTGGTGGGAGCCTGGGAACGGAATTTCTCAAAGGCTCAGCAACTGGCCCTGCGTGACTGTTATCCAGAGAAGTGGAACATTCTCCTACAGTGAACTCTTTAGGGGGTGAAATACCCAGCCTACTGTTGCCATCGGGGGAGTCAGTCTGGCTTTTGTGCTTAAGCTGGCTGCTGGAAGAAGCAGCTATTGAACTGCAATGTATAAACTTTGGAGGATGAAGGACAGGAGACTTAGAACGTCGACGACGTTGGGTTCTTGTTGTTCCTCGTGAAGACTTCCTTGTAGACCTAAGAGGAGAAATGCAAAAGAAAATGTTAGGATGCAGAGCTTGTATCTTGTTTTAATACtagcttctatttatttattggccctGGGTCATCACAAATACACAATTCCGCCACTTCTAGGAtgacttccttattctttttatgTCAAAGACAGATaacaggagaa
Proteins encoded in this window:
- the OSER1 gene encoding oxidative stress-responsive serine-rich protein 1 is translated as MKSEAKDGEEESLQTAFKKLRVDASGSIASLSVGEGTSVRGSVRTTADDTKLKVACASKDSWHGSTRKSSRGTTRTQRRRRSKSPVLHPPKFIHCSSIAASSSSQLKHKSQTDSPDGNSRLGISPPKEFTVGECSTSLDNSHAGPVAEPLRNSVPRLPPESKKKDSPDATQESLKANDLSDFESVSKLNQSKPCACIGKECQCKRWHDMEVYSFSGLQNVPPLAPERRATLEDYSQSLHTRTLSGSPRSCSEQARVYVDDVTIEDLSGYMEYYLYIPKKMSHMAEMMYT